ttttaccGGAATCCTTGACGTTACTTTAAATTACAGTCTGGCCCCCAACTTCGGTTTCTCCTTGCTCAAGCAAAACCCCCAGAAAAAAGAAGCTCGCGAAAGCTCACGAATCTAACTCACTGAGTCATCCGCAATGGAAGGGCAAGAGGGAACTCAGCAACCGCACCTCGTGCTTGCACACAAGCGCTTCCTCCTTACCCATCCCGATGTCCAAGACATTGAAAAGGTTCGCCTCAAGGAGGAGGTCTTTGCGGCTGTCAAGGCTGACGGTAACTTCCCCATTCACAGCTCACAGCTTAGTACGTACCGAGTTGAATCTGACCTAATTCGCACTTAATTTTGGTTTCTGTTAAGCAGATATGGTGCCGTTGTACGAAACCCTAGTGGGCGAAGGGTTACTGGAGAAGGATCTGAGCGTTTTGGAGTCGATGCGTGCGAAGAATGAGGAGGAGCTCAAGAGGCTTGAGGAGAAGTAAGTTCTAATTTGGGCTGGCATTTCCTGTTTGGTTTGTAAGGATTTCAGATGTAGGAAGTGAAGACGTGGCATGGTATTTTGATTTGCTAAAAGAAGTAGGATACGGTTGGGCTTGGCCAAGCGATATAGTCTGATTATGCTGAAAATTAGCGGAAGCTTAACTTTAACCAGTTTTGGCTTAATtgttgaacttttttttttttgttgagtTGTTGGTAGATTTATGTGTGCTCAATTCAACTCAACTAagctaaattgattttttttcatttgttgTTACTTGATTGATGTGTGCTCAACTGTGTGATTCAGTTATAATGCTTTTGAAGGAGTCATTGCTTTAGAGAACCTTTATTGTGATCGAGGCATTAGTCATATCTAAACTTGTTGAAGATGCATCGTGCAGGCTGCCAGGTTGATTGTGCATTTCTCTGTGTTTTTGTTTGAGAACTGATACTAAATTCACTTGGGAATTGATTCATTAGATAAAGAATAACAGCTGTTAAATGATGTCAGTTTTGCATTGGTCTTCTATGCCCTTCTGTTTTTGGGTTTTTTATATAGATATAATATCTCCCATAAATAATAGCTTGTTCAGCTTCTATTGTTTTGGTGAGAACAAACAATTACTTGCATTTATGTGAATGTTTTCCAACATTGACTGCAACATGTGAAAGGGAAACCTGGATATGGTATTGTAGTAAGTTTGGGTATTAGAAGTTCAAATGTAGTTGCACTTGCAGCCAACATTGATTTCAAAATTTGGAGTGAactgaaatatttaataatttatacataGTTAATCAACGTTAAAAGGAGATGAGCTTATGTGATGCATAACTAAAATGAATGGTCAATTTCAACCCATCTATTTTCTCCCTGTCTTTTGGTACTTTTGTTTTCCTCTTATGCTGGAAAGGTAGGTGTATCAGCACACTTGTGTTATTGAATACTTGTTTCCTTTTCCAGTATGATATTAATCTTGGATGTCTCTgtggaattaaattttttaatctccTTACCTGATGGATGTTATGTTGTTATAAATAATTGTGGAAACTCTGATGGTAATTGGTAATGTTATGATAGAATGATGAGGATGTTTGAATTACATTATTTCAAGAGAGAATCTTATCATCTTTCAGTTGATCAACATTATTTAGATTTAAATTGTTAATTGGCTTACCAGATTTTTTCATAATTAGCATATGTTTATCTGGTTAGGATTGCTGATGCTGAAGAAAACTTAGGTGAAAGTGAAGTTCGAGAAGCTCATTTGGCCAAATCTTTGTTCTACATTCGAACTGGTGACAAGGTGAGTAAAAGTTACACCTATCTTTGTTTATGATCCTTACTGTCTCATCTCTCTCCTTTTCATTTCAATATCTTACTTGCAAATCTGTTTCCTTTGGAGCTCAGGATAAAGCATTGGAGCAACTAAAGGTGACAGAAAGCAAAACAGTTGCAGTTGGGCAAAAGATGGACTTGGTATTCTATACTTTACAGCTTGGCTTTTTCTACATGGATTTTGATCTCATTTCCAAGAGCATTGATAAAGCAAAGAAGTAAGTAAACATTAATATGTGAAGTACAATCTTGTGTGTTTCTAGAAGCAGACCAGTAGTGTTTTtggtttatgtgttgtttttgctCTAATGCCAGCTTGTTTGAAGAGGGAGGTGATTGGGAAAGGAAGAACCGATTGAAGGTCTATGAGGGCTTGTATTTCATGTCCACTCGAAATTTCAAGAAGGCAGCTAAATTGTTTCTGGATTCCATTTCCACATTCACTACCTATGAACTTTTCCCTTATGACACTTTCATATTTTACACTGTACTTACAAGCATAATATCATTGGATAGAGTTTCCCTGAAGCAAAAGGTATTTTTGGTTGTCACTTGGCATTTCATCTCATATTTTTCTGCTGCACATCCTATTAATACTAATTTTAACGAAATTTGGCAGGTAGTGGATGCTCCTGAGATCTTGACGGTGATTGGGAAAATCCCATACCTTTCTGAGTTTTTAAATTCCTTATATGATTGTCAGTACAAATCATTTTTCTCCGCATTTGGTGAGTATATATCAAACAATAATTTAGTTTACTATATGTTG
This Manihot esculenta cultivar AM560-2 chromosome 6, M.esculenta_v8, whole genome shotgun sequence DNA region includes the following protein-coding sequences:
- the LOC110617312 gene encoding 26S proteasome non-ATPase regulatory subunit 6 homolog produces the protein MEGQEGTQQPHLVLAHKRFLLTHPDVQDIEKVRLKEEVFAAVKADDMVPLYETLVGEGLLEKDLSVLESMRAKNEEELKRLEEKIADAEENLGESEVREAHLAKSLFYIRTGDKDKALEQLKVTESKTVAVGQKMDLVFYTLQLGFFYMDFDLISKSIDKAKNLFEEGGDWERKNRLKVYEGLYFMSTRNFKKAAKLFLDSISTFTTYELFPYDTFIFYTVLTSIISLDRVSLKQKVVDAPEILTVIGKIPYLSEFLNSLYDCQYKSFFSAFAGLTEQIKLDRYLHPHFRYYMREVRTVVYSQFLESYKSVTIEAMAKAFGVTVDFIDLELSRFIAAGKLHCKIDKVAGVLETNRPDAKNALYQATIKQGDFLLNRIQKLSRVIDL